Within the Gorilla gorilla gorilla isolate KB3781 chromosome 15, NHGRI_mGorGor1-v2.1_pri, whole genome shotgun sequence genome, the region CAGAGGTGGCAAGATGACTGTGTCCATAGCTCTCCCGTTACCTTGGCTCCACCTGGGCTTTGCGATTCATTTTTAGTTGATTTCTCCACTTTCTTCTGCCTTTGCAGGCCCTCGGCTACTCCACTGACCTGGTGACAACCCCCTCTAACATCCCTGAGGTCCTGAATCCCACCAGCACTACCCCCACTTAACCTCAGCCAAAGGCTAATTGGAGGCTATTCATTTATGCACCAAACAACACTTACTGAGAACCTAGAATGTGTTCGGCCCTGGCACATGAGAATTTTAGAAAATCCAACTCCAGAAGCTCATGGGTAGATCATTAGACAGCAGAGGCTCAGAGGGATCAGAGAGACTCACTAGAAAGGAGGAGCCTGGGAAGTCCTGTCCAGGATCCTCTGGGGCTCTACCACTGTGAAAATAGATCTTTCTTCCTCCATGTGTTTCTGCAGTAGGATGCAAAAGTCAAGCACTGTCCATTCTGAGAAGGTTCTGAGACTTAAAGTTCAGAAAAGCTTGCTCTGCCTGCAAGGAGTACTGCCTGCAGAGCTCAGGAGGACCCTCCCTCACTGTCTGCAGCACACAAAACACTTCACCCTCAATCACTGTCGTCCTAAGCCTTCTCTCCTGACTGCAGCCATCCCCAGCTACTTTATCTTCCAGTCTTTCCTTTCAGAGGAGATCATCGGGGGCCATGAGGCCAAGCCCCACTCCCGCCCCTACATGGCCTTTGTTCAGTTTCTGCAAGAGAAGAGTCGGAAGAGGTGTTGCGGCATCCTAGTGAGAAAGGACTTTGTGCTGACAGCTGCTCACTGCCAGGGAAGGTAAGGAACAGCACCAGCTCACCTCCTGAGTTCCCCCTACAGGGACCCTTGTTTTCTCCTGGGGACTGCAGCCCAGGGGAGCTTCCAGAGTTCCTGGTAACACAAGCCCATGAAAGCTCATCGGAGCAGCCACCTGGGAATAGGACTAAGATGATGAAAGGATGAGAAATAGGACAGGGTCAGAGGGTCAGAGGTTAGAGCAAGTGGCATGGTTTCACACACTGGCCCAATAAGGCAGTAGTAAAGGTTGAATCCATGCATTAAGGATCAAAATGCAAACTCGAGCAATTTCATGATATTTCCTGAAGGCAAGAGAGAGCCCCCAGAAGCCCTACTCTTCATGTCTTTGTGAAGTAGAGGGCACAGTCACTCAGCCCTGGAGCCCTTCTGTCCCTTCAACTTCCCCTCAGCTGCAGCCCTACCCTGCCACAGCTGTCATCTGCTCTTCACTGCTCCTGGGCTGTATCCCCTGTGACTCCACCCCCATCCTCACTCTGCTCTCTGTGCAGCTCCATAAATGTCACCTTGGGGGCCCACAATATCACGGAACAGGAGCGGACCCAGCAGCTTATCCCTGTGAAAAGACCCATCCCCCATCCAGCCTATAATCCTAAGAACTTCTCCAACGACATCATGCTACTGCAGGTGAGGCACACTCCTGCCACTCTTGCTCTTCTTGGACCAGTTGGTTCCACTCCCACTGTGATGCCAGCACTTTCCTCCTTTCCATCCTGACCTCTTGGCCAGTTCCTGTGCCttagaggagagggaagattgTGCAGCCCCATCACTGTGTCGGGGTCCAGAAGGCCATTGCCTGACCTGGACTTTCTTGCTTCTTCCCCACCAGCTGGAGAGAAAGGCCAAGTGGACCACAGCTGTGCGGCCTCTCAGGCTACCTAGCAGCAAGGCCCAGGTGAAGCCAGGGCAGGTGTGCAGTGTGGCTGGCTGGGGTTATGTCTCAATGGGCACTTTAGCAACCACACTGCAGGAAGTGTCACTGACAGTGCAGAAGGACTGGGAGTGTGAACGTCTCTTCCCTGAAAATTACAGCAGAGCCACTGAGATTTGTGTGGGGGATCCAAAGAAGACACAGACCAGTTCCAAGGTTGGATTTCCATCCTCTACCCAGAAAGACCACAGGGAGAGAGGAACTTGAGGGAGTTCTGGGGTATGACAGTAGCCAGATCTTTATGCTCTCAGCCCAGAGCTTGGGCAGCCTGTGTCCTCCTGGAATCTAGTCTTTAGTCCACTCCTTGGGTGGATTGGGGTGGCTGGAGGGGAAGGATCTGTCATCCCACAGTCACTTATCACCAAAGTGTCCATGAGAATTGCAGAGAAAGGCTTGGTCTGGGGAGAGCCAGAAAGCACAGCCAGGGCCATGCTGGAGACCCAGGACTGAGGGAGGTGACAAGGCCTGCCTGGCACTGATGTCACACAAAATCCATAACAGAGACCACCCATCCCAGGGAACACTAGCTCAGTCTTTCCTCTCTCTGTTCACAGGGGGACTCCGGGGGGCCCCTCGTGTGTAAGGACGTGGCCCAAGGTATTCTCtcctatggaaacaaaaaagggaCACCTCCAGGAGTCTACATCAAGGTCTCACACTTCCTGCCCTGGATAAAGAGAACAATAAAGCGCCTCTAACAGCAGGCATGAGACTAACCTTCCTCTGGACCTGACCATCTCTGGGACAGAGGCAAGAATCCCCAAGGGGTGGGCAGTCGGGGTTGCAGGACTGTAATAAATGGATCTCTAGTGTAAATATGACTGAAGTCTTATTTATTCACTGAACCATCTTCAATATGCAACAACACTGCTCCAGGCAGCCGTCTGCTGTCAGTTCtggcttttgcttcttcctttctcccccaGCCCTTCCTCCTCCCTAAACCCCATGCTGTACAGTTTTTTCACTAATTTCTCAATCACATGTCTTTGATACTGAACCCTCTGTTAGAGCTGGTTTGAACTCCATTATAAACAAACAATCTTCACCCCTCTCccttcacaaaaaaaaataaacctctcTGGACGTTAGGAATTTCTTATTGTCTCTAAACCTACCACCTACTCCCCTAACAATGTAGCAGAGAATGGAGCAGGGCAGTGGAAAGGAAATAACTCCAGGGACTCAGAAGGCCAGGGGCCATGCCATGAGTACTCAGTTTCCTATTTTCAGGGCCTGTCCCTCCAATGGGGGCAGGCTTCTCCCACAGCCAGGTCTGCCTGCAGCTTAGGAGGTTGAGATGCTCCTCTGCACCTAGGTCCCATTTccctgccctgggcccagccctgagCTCAGTCAACCTTCTTCCTTCCTGGCCGGCCTTCCCAGCTCCCAAGAGTTTTTCACCCAAGTGCCCTGGCTACCAGTTTCTTTCCCTTCTAGCTCACCCTGTTCTGAAGCCAGCCTCTCTCTCATGTCCCTAACAGAGTTCCCAACTCTGTGAATTCTTTTCTACTGCTTGTCCCAGCCAGACCTGGCCTGCCAGCCCACCTGATGCTGATCAGAGGAGCCAGCTCTCACCTTCCACCTGGGCAGGGCTAGCTGAGGCCCTCAGTCCAGTGCAGCTTTCCCCAGGGTTTCAGGCATCACCTTCT harbors:
- the GZMH gene encoding granzyme H, which codes for MQPFLLLLAFLLTPGAGTEEIIGGHEAKPHSRPYMAFVQFLQEKSRKRCCGILVRKDFVLTAAHCQGSSINVTLGAHNITEQERTQQLIPVKRPIPHPAYNPKNFSNDIMLLQLERKAKWTTAVRPLRLPSSKAQVKPGQVCSVAGWGYVSMGTLATTLQEVSLTVQKDWECERLFPENYSRATEICVGDPKKTQTSSKGDSGGPLVCKDVAQGILSYGNKKGTPPGVYIKVSHFLPWIKRTIKRL